One Phaseolus vulgaris cultivar G19833 chromosome 4, P. vulgaris v2.0, whole genome shotgun sequence DNA window includes the following coding sequences:
- the LOC137838624 gene encoding uncharacterized protein: MSLYTSDDAVLCRVFPTSLKGAALSWFTKLSPNSIDSFAMLVAKFETQFATSRPHHLTSIALVGIRQEKGESLKTFVDRFSKVAMSIRNLSPDVAMHHMLTALRPGPFADNLCMKPADSLDELRKRAAKYMQLEELREFRNQVRAEAGGEKNKEEKNRKGRPGQRNDRSGCQGIHP; the protein is encoded by the coding sequence atgagtctctacacctcggacgacgccgtcttgtgccgagtgttccccacatccttgaagggtgcagcccttagttggttcaccaagctcTCACCCAACTCCATCGACAGCTTCGCCATGCTCGTCGCAAAGTTTGAAACGCAGTTCGCGACCAGCCGGCCGCACCATCTAACCTCCATCGCTCTGGTAGGCATTCGccaggagaagggagagtcgcTGAAAACCTTCGTGGATAGGTTCAGTAAAGTGGCGATGAGCATCCGGAATCTGAGTCCGGACGTCgccatgcaccacatgctgacgGCCCTGCGTCCGGGGCCCTTTGCCGACAACCTGTGCATGAAGCCGGCCGACAGCCTGGACGAGCTAAGAAAGAGAGCTGCTAAGTACATGCAGCTGGAAGAGCTGAGAGAATTCCGTAACCAGGTCCGTGCCGAGGCTGGTGGAGAGAAAAACAAGGAAGAGAAGAATCGTAAGGGGCGGCCGGGTCAAAGGAACGACCGATCCGGTTGTCAAGGTATACACCCCTGA